In Brevinematales bacterium, the sequence GAAACATGCTTAACCTCAAAATCCAGAATTTTCTCTAAAGTTCTTACTGTATCTTCAGACGTAGATGAAGGTATACCATATATTACATCACAACTAACATTATCAAAGTATTTTCTCAATAACTCCAAAGCAACAGTATTAGTATAAGATGTATTCCTCCTTGAAAGTAACCTAAGAAGTCTATCATCCATACTTTGTATTCCTAAACTTATCCTGTTTATAGGGCTACTTTTCAAAAATTCAACAAACTCACCATCTACATCTTCAGGATTAACTTCAATAGTAAATTCAACAATACTATTTAAATCTACAAACTGAGAAAGTTTTCTTATAAGCAAATCAAGGTAATATCTCCCCAACAATGAAGGTGTTCCTCCACCTAGATAAACAGTTCTAACTCTTGATAAAAAACCTTCATACAATCTGAGTTCTTCAACAATAAACTTCACATAAACATCAAATAGATTAGTAACAATCTTGTTATTCATATCAATAACGGCAAAATCACAGTATATACATCTTTTCCTACAGAAAGGAATATGTATGTAAAGTCCTATCATGTCTCTCATTGAAGGCTAAGCGTAGAAAATATATGTCTCAAGATAAATCTTCTTACTAAAGTTAATAAAGTTTTCCACTAAAATAAAGCCACCAAAATTATGCAAATTTTATAATCCTAAGATTA encodes:
- the hemW gene encoding radical SAM family heme chaperone HemW, with the translated sequence MRDMIGLYIHIPFCRKRCIYCDFAVIDMNNKIVTNLFDVYVKFIVEELRLYEGFLSRVRTVYLGGGTPSLLGRYYLDLLIRKLSQFVDLNSIVEFTIEVNPEDVDGEFVEFLKSSPINRISLGIQSMDDRLLRLLSRRNTSYTNTVALELLRKYFDNVSCDVIYGIPSSTSEDTVRTLEKILDFEVKHVSAYSLTVEEYTALSYFVKKGIVSLREDAEDFFKIHDLLSSKGFEHYEISNYAVKGFESRHNMIYWDRCEYVGIGLGASGFLENRRYKNTLSIKEYISRLSKGLLPVDEVDEIDNYKAYQELVMLGFRKKDGFDIYNVKKFLDEDGFNKFLNRVREIESLGYLKLFEGKIIPTLQGWIVSNYIVRELTSL